The Silene latifolia isolate original U9 population chromosome 4, ASM4854445v1, whole genome shotgun sequence region TTTCCATCACATTTCTAATTCCCATCATCAATTCCTCAATAACTGAATCTGGCATTCTACTCAACCTTCTTCACTTTTACTCTTCAAACTTTCTTTCTTCTAGTCAAATTCCTCTTTTTCCGACCATTAAAATTAGGATGGAATTACTTATACAAACCCTCCCCCTTTCATTGTTACTTCACTTTAATGTTCAAAGTTTCAATATTTCTGGTGAAATATCCTCATCAATCTGAATATATCAATTAAACAATTCATCTTCTCAGTTTGAAGCAAAGTTTCAATATTTTCTTCCTAATCTCAGCACTAATTTCCTTTACGGAACAATCTCATAACAGATTCTTCAGTTTAAATCTATTCAAATTCTTGATTTTAGCAGGAATCACATTGATTTTAAAATTCCAGAAAGCATTGAGTTGATGGGTTGATGATCCAAAGGTTTCTTGTTCACTTTGTGGTTGTTCAGATGTGGTATCACTGCCGCGAGCAGTGAGGAAAATGTGATGGTGGTGGCGGCAAAGACGGGACAGCGGAGATGAACGAAGGAAATGGGTGTGATGGCGAGGATTGAAGTTTGGAGTGAGGTTGGGAGTTACAGATAATGTCGTGGTGACGGTGGTGCTAAGGTGCTGCGAAAATGGTGACGGTGATGCTAAGGTGGTTCAGTGGTGTAGGCCTGTGGGAGCGGTGAAGTGGTGATGAGGGTGTGTTTTCGGTGTTTGATCTTTTGTGAATTGTGATGGTGCTGATGGAAGTGTTAAAAGCATTGTGGTTAAtgatcttttattttttttttagttatGACCTGACAAACAGGTAACTGGTTACCGAGGGCATTAGGAGAAGATGAGGTTAATAGTACGATTTATTATGGGATTAAATGAAGTTTGGAGTATTATAAGAAGACCGCCCATAGTTTGGATTACTTTTGTAAAATAaccctttttattattattcatgTATTTATGTAGGTATTGCTAAATGCTAAGCTCAAGCCTCAGGTCAATAATGGAGGCACAATCACAATGCAACATTGCAAtctttttttatatttttgtgtgtttttctGGTTAGGTCAATCTGTCTGCAGTGATGCACTTTGGTTGTAGAGTTATGACTAGAATTGGTGGCAAAACAGATGATTCTTCCATGAATCTGTCGGAAAAATTATTTAACTTCTCTAACTTATCACATTGAGTGAGTATGTGTTTATTAGTTATTAGGAAACTTTAGTCGGTCAATGTAGTTCTCGATTCAATTTATGTTGTCTACAAACAAACTTGCCACAGGTTCTACAGGTTGGGTAATATTGTTATCTATGTTATATTTACTTGACCGAAAGAGTCTTTCCTGTGTTAGTTTTCGACACTTCCATTCGGGATGTAAACTGGAAACATCCTTAACTTGTGATGATTGGCTTGAGGTATTGTTTTGCTGCACAATTTGCACTCCTGTGTACTTAGTATGCCTCCCTCCCTGTAATCTAAATTTTAGTTTGTCAAGATAACTCTCCTCTATATTATTTTCTACTTTTGTAGATGTAATATATAAAGATCCCAATGTTCAGTGGGTATAAAGAATCGCTACTCTGTGACATTAAACTTTTTGCACTTCCTATAATGTGAATTAGAGGTAAGACAGTGCAATTCTCGATGCAATTATTATCGGTCAATTGAACTTCTCTGTATTTTATAATGTAAGAGTAGGTTGTACCTTCAAGGCTTCAACTCTTTTGCCCTCCTTATAGCAAGAGATATTGAGTCACTAAGGTAATGTTTATGACCTTATGTCTTACTAGATAGAAAGACGAACTCTTTTCTTGAGTTATACTTGCTCCTTTCAAGTCATTACCATACGTTTGTTCAAAATACCTGGAAGAAATTGTGGAAGACATTTTACAAACGTATAAAAATGACTTGAAAGGAGCGAGTATGAGAGAAGAAAGTCGAAAATCATTTGTGGGTATGTAATATTCTTCATGACTGACTTTAAAATTGGCAATATTGCTTTGGTGGATTAACACCTGTTTTCCATTAATTATGATAAGCAATATGCCATTATACATGAAAATTATATATTTTCAGGCACAAATTGAGTATAGGCAAACCAATTGTATATTTTTGTGGGGCGACACTGCTATTTCCATGATAATAGTGGTGCGAGGGGATTAGTTTATGCTTCCTTTCCTTTCaatgaaaaataaaaagagattgtttttgaataaattTGGAGTCGAAATGGTGTTTTGAAGAGCCTGCAATCCTTGCTTTGTTCCGCTTTTTACCTAATTTTCAAGTATTTTGCATTCAATCAATTATTTCCTGAATTTGCTCTTAGCAACTCTATTCCTGAATTACAGGTGCCTGGAAGAACTCTGCAATATTACAAAGGCACTGCATCAATGTTATAAACGTAAAGGACTAAAGGCTATGATGGAACGACAGGAAATCGAAATCTGTCTACCAAATAAAGTCTCGAAATTCTCCCTCCTTAGTTCAATTACTTAGTAATACGACTTGTAAACTGTATTACATGGTAAAAACATGAAGAACTCAAAATTGGTTCATATATGAAGTTTTGAACCTAAAGTCCTAAATCTTACCCTACCAAAGATCTGCCAGGACATGAATGATATGAGTatgactgttttttttttttattatttattaattactGCCTTCAATTCATCTCTTCTTGAAATTGCGCAGTAGTTACGAATTATTGTCATCTATCATTTGTGTTTTATGGTTATCTGTGTATACCCGAGCACTCCTACCCGCAAATCTGCAATATGCGGGAGTACTGGAGACACCAGGGTAATATTGGTGTTTTATGGTGGCTGTATCTACTCTGATCTGATAAATTTTCGGAGAACCAGACATCCAGACCTCTGCTCATGATATTTATTTGTAAAAAAATTATTGGTCAAAGTGGTCCGATGCGATTCTTGACGTAATTTTTATTGTTGGTTATCCGGAATTGTTCTTCGTGTTTTGACCAGAGATAAAGGCTCCATTTCCGTCACTAGCGTGAATCTTTAAAGTACTGCAGTAATACTGTAATAGTGTTTCAGCATTGCTTAAATGTATAGTGAATCTAAAATAAAATTGAACTCCCTTGGccttctcatttgtttacatatttcaTCATCAAAAATCATTTGTTAAACATTCTATTTTGATAATTAATCATTTCGGTTCGTAGTTTGCTCATCTACTTACGTTCTGATACACACATGCACAATTTAATCCGCCGACCTTCCAAGCAATTGCCGAAAATCGTCTAATTTTTGTTCTTGGTCTTTGTGATAAAAACAAATGGTAAACACGCTTACTGGATTGTAAATAGATAACCGGGATAGAGGGGGCATAATTAGTACTCAATCAGCTCGCTTGAACTACAGTAAATTAGCGGAACTTCGTGTAAAAATTTCGACTTTTTTTTCCTTTACCGGAGCCGTGATCCTCTTTGCCCGTGTCTCTGTTGATGAGGTCCAGAAACTAGAAATGATAGGCAGATAGAGAGTGAGCCGGTGATGATGGGCTGAATGTTGAAGACAGCATAAAGTGAGTACTAAAAACTACTACACGTCTACACTCAGAGTAAAAGTTAATGGACCAAATAGTGGGGACATTGGACATATCATCTTCTCTTTTACCATGTGCTTAACCACTCCTAGTGCCAATAACACGCTACTGGACCCTCTCCCAATTCTTATAAATACCTATCTTTGTTACCCATACTTCACAACCAAAAAACATTCCTAGACATGGCATCCCACAAAATCTCTTCTGTTGTTTTCTTCTTGTTTCTTTGTGTAGGGATTTCCTCTGCGACCAGAGCGCTTCTAAATTATGGCGCTCTAGGAGGATATGctagtggtggtggcggtggtagtggcggtggtggtggagaGGTGTATGGATATGGCGGTGAGCATGGTGCAgggtatggtggtggtggtggtgaaggAGGCGGAGGCGCTGCTGCATATGGTGGTGCTGGAGCTTATGCTGGAGGAGgcggtggtggtagtggtggtggtggtgccgGTATATATGGCGGTGGTGCAGAACATGGTAGTGGTtacggaggtggtggtggtgaaggGGGTGGCCATGGAGGTGCTGGTGCATATGGTGGTAGTGGTGCTTATGCCGGTGGCGGTGGCGGAggaagtggtggtggtggtgctggtGCATATGGCGGTGGGGCAGAGCATGCTGGTGGTtatggaggtggtggtggtgaaggAGGTGGTCATGGAGGTGCCGGAGGGTACCCTGGTGGTGGTGCCGGTGCGTatggtggcggcggcggcggtggtAGTGGCGGAGGTGGTGCATATGGTGCTGGAGGAGAACATGGTGGTGCTtacggaggtggtggtggtgaaggTGCAGGTCAAGGAGGAGGATACGCTGCTGGTGGAGCCGGTGCTTATGGTGGTGGTGGAGGTagtggcggcggcggtggtgcTAGCCATGGTGGTTATGAGGGTGGAGCTTCTGGTGGTGGTTATGGAGGTGGAGCAGGTGGTGGTGCAGGAGAAGGTGGACATGCTTATGGGGCAGGTGGCGGAGGTGGTGAAGGTGGCGGCGGCGCCTACGGAGGTGGTGCCTATGGAGGCGGTGCCCATGCAGGTGGCTACGGTGGGGGTGCCGGAGGTGGCGAAGGTGGTTCACACGGTGGATATATCCCTTGAACACATGTTCCCATTCCTAAGCGTTGCTTTGTGATCATCTAATATTTAATAAGATTAAGATCGAATTAGGTCATTTGATAAGAGGTGTTGTGGACAACTATATttactctttattattattatctttataATTCATGCTTATAATGTTGTGTCATTTTCTACAACAAATGGTTTGGTGTTGTTTCCTTTGATTGATATAAAGTGATGAAACTAGTAAATTGTAATGTTGCCTatattatacttcctccattcaactccactctacctatttccctTTCGTACACTATTCACGTTTGTgtgttcaatttcgattttctctcgatacgtaagtggaaatatattcatgtgggatcttgtttgattgcCTTTACTTAAagtatattaaaaatatctaacttttatattttttgcaaatacgtagctaacgatatttaacgcgtaaaacacgcgttggcaaacgtgaaaaaagaaagtggtagagtggagttgaatggaggaagtaagtACTATAATAATATATGGTGTAAACTGTAATATGATTGGACGACGAGCTCTCCCCATGcagccacttcatggttactatTGTATTGTGATCGTCAATTTGTCACATATGAATGAATGACTTGTATGCAAAACTGCAAAAGCTAAAGCTGTCAGATATCGTATACTCCGTTTCATTCCCTTTAGTATTCTAAGTGTTTCTCTTATATTCTCGAAAATTCATATAAGACGATTTTACGTAAATTAACATAGTTAAATGAGCAACTCATAATACGTACGTATGGAATAGTACTAAATTTGGTTAAAACCCGTAATACATAGTATATActtcctctgtcccggtcatttgttgtcatttttcattttggggtgtctcagtcatttgttgtcctttctattttaagaatgaacttgatgagtaatttgatcattcacactcaatttgttccacttgtcatctaGCTATTAGccatctcctctttccttggtctttgtgccaaaaccaaaggataacaaatgaccggaacggagAGAGTACAATCTAATACAAAACTCATTCTTATTAGACATTGGTTGTATCGTCAATTGGTCACTATCTAACAGAAGGTCACCATATATacatcaatattctttttctgGCAGAGCACATCAATATCAAGAATAGCTGAATAATACAACCACAATGTATGCTACCGAGTTTTTTTTATAAGACACTATCAAGAATGAGAATATTAGCTTGTAATTTTAAGGCAATTTATCTTGGATCATTTAAAGACAGTCTCTTTATGCTAAAAGTATAAGGATAAGGCTACATACATCCGATTTTTCATTACCTCACAATTTACAGGAGTCATTGAGACATTGgtataatgttgttgttgtacaATGATAATAAGTAATTAATGATGATAATATGGTCCTTGCGTTCTTTAAAGCTAGCCAACAATAGTTTACTTGCATTCTTGGCGTATAATTAAAGAGTGCAAAATAAAATTGACAATCTAATTATCTCGGCTTGGTCCAGCCCGTTTTAATTATCAGTGCCATCACTGCCATAGTGCCATGGTCTACTTAATCTAGACGGTATGTAACACCCCCTACTTACCCGGTTAAGGTAATTGAGAGATGTTATCttctcagtttcccgaggcagtgaatcgGAACTACAATTAAGTAACACTTTATATAATTAacatgtttagtgaattacaaaatgaataagtgaataatacaagtgatctcTATGCTTGTTACTACTACATCTATGCTAACTAAAAAAACaactaagaccatccccaagcagtggtcgcgctaactaggtcgcgacccgattttactcttaatcccaccttattaaccttgacccatTTTCACTCTCCCAAGTAAAAGGTCGCGACCtagatcatcaaccaaattattaTCCACTTTACAACATTCTCTACCCCACTtttctctctcttacttttacaattatttttcctaacattttataaatatagttatttttctattattgtaAGTATcttaataagaaaaagaaaactaCCCCAATATTTTACGACTATATTAATCTTATGTTGTACTTTAcgaaaaaaatattaaataacaACGTTATAATTTTGAAAAGTTATTAGACGATTTCATTAACAATTAAAATTTTTTATTGAAAAATATGATTCGACATATAAAATACCGCATATATTTTTTAAAGGGATTTTCTACAAGGTAACCCTTAG contains the following coding sequences:
- the LOC141653827 gene encoding uncharacterized protein LOC141653827, encoding MASHKISSVVFFLFLCVGISSATRALLNYGALGGYASGGGGGSGGGGGEVYGYGGEHGAGYGGGGGEGGGGAAAYGGAGAYAGGGGGGSGGGGAGIYGGGAEHGSGYGGGGGEGGGHGGAGAYGGSGAYAGGGGGGSGGGGAGAYGGGAEHAGGYGGGGGEGGGHGGAGGYPGGGAGAYGGGGGGGSGGGGAYGAGGEHGGAYGGGGGEGAGQGGGYAAGGAGAYGGGGGSGGGGGASHGGYEGGASGGGYGGGAGGGAGEGGHAYGAGGGGGEGGGGAYGGGAYGGGAHAGGYGGGAGGGEGGSHGGYIP